CAGCTTCTCTGCCTCTCACCAGTTGCCCAACAATTTGCAGATATTCTGCCCCTCTTCAAAGTCCAGGATTCTACAACATTTTGGGGAAAGAATCCCTGGTTGGGAGGTCATGAGTTTCCGTTGGTTGTTTCAGCTGAAAAGTGGCAAAAGCAGAAATTGTTGGGATTTCACAGGAAATGGGGCAGACATTGGACATCACTCAACTTCTTTCTAGTACAGTTTTTCATCAGGTCTTCAAGATGGCCATAGAGAGTGGGATAATCTGAGACAAGATTAAAtgttagaaattatttaattaaatttttcatcTGGGTGTTTTTACTCTACAGTTGTCATAGGGAATGTTTGTACTTTTTTGACAGCAGATTAAGGACAAAATGGATCTTTTTGTTCTCAGGACATATGTGTCCACCCTCTGGCTGGAAGAGGAAATCACTGTTAGGCACTGACAGATGAGTCATGTTATCAATCAGGAGTCCTGATTCTTCAGAGCCTCTCTGGTAGATATTTGAAAAGTAAGCACAGGTAACCTTTTacttaaaaattcagaaagataATAATAGTCCATGAATTCTCCTGCTAGTTGTATGCCACAGTTCTCCTTGTTTTCAACTGATATTGGATAGGGGAGAGAAATCTGTTCATTGACATTCTCCTTCAGTGCTTCCTGTGGTGAATAAGGATTGTTGTTTTATGAATAACACTTGCACTTTATCAATCCAAAAAATAAGGTACTGACTGGGTAAGAAAGTAGCCAAAAGTCACCACAAGATCCATTTCCAGAATTTAAACAGAAGGAGGTTCCTATCTCTAAATCTATTTATTGACCAGTGCACCATGTTCCATTCCATTGAATTAAAAATGCCAAGAATGGGGAAATCTGATTTCTGAGGAATCCAGGCCAATTTGCACTCCAGCTGCGGAGGGGAGGCAGCACAGGTTGTGGCCGTGCCCATTGCAGTTCTCAGCGCACTCTGACACTAAATTTTGGCTTCTTGCTTCCTTGTGATGGATGAAAAGTGCTGCAGTGGCAGGCCCCAAAATGAGATGCACATgatgctgctgtgcacagcattCAGGTGGCTCAGTGTGGTTTGAGTCACTCTGCATTTTTGCCACTGATATCACAAACCTTTGTCAGTCTTTGTGTTACTTATCATTTAATCCCTGAAAATAAAGGCATTTGCATTTCAAGTGGATTCCCACTCAACTTAAGCAACTCCATCTGTATGTCATGAGATCTGATCAGTCTGATTTCAACACTTGCATCATGGATTTGCAGACACATTTAAGAAggctgaaaatgaaaagctgaTTGCTTTGTGCTGCTTAAGGGTTTTGTGCAGCAGCATTGCACATCCAACCTTCCAGCTGCCTGTCTAAAGAGAATGATAACAATACCTGGGGGTGGAGAGGCTTGTTGGAAGGGACATTCTAGCAGATGATGCTTGTGGGAAAAGTGTTGTAGAAGATCCGGGCCTTATTAAAGTGCAGCTTGTTTATATGAATTGGAGGTGTGCTGATTAAAATAATCCTATTTTACCAGCAAGCTGCTATTAGAACCCAGGGAATGCCCTGAAGACTCAATACCCAGTCCCAGGTGGGAGCAATACACTGATTTTCTTCATGTGCCCTGGTCACCCCCAAGGCACAGACTGGGAAACATCCACAAGCAGTATGTGCTGGGTGCCTGCCTGAGGAAGGATTCCCACTGGAATCCAGCCTTGGAATGGCCACAGAGCTACAGTGCCTTCCTTTACACATACAGTTGTTTAAGGATATATAAAATAGGATTTAAGTATTAGTGACAGCTCACCGCTGCCTGGAATATACAGGCACCACAGCTCCAGACTTGAATTTTCTGTTCTTCACCTCAAATTTCCCCATCATGGTTGTCCTTAGTGTTTGGTCTGTGAGCTGGCAAGAAGATGAGGCTGTTCTGTATGAGATGCTGCTGAGTTTATAAATGTGAGAGATACTCAACACTCAGAACTGCTGAGGCAGCCCAGTaatcacagcagctctgtcccagtGCTCCTTTCTTCATCTACACAAGAGCTTTTTTGGAAAGAAGTCTATGTTACTTGCTGGTAAAAGTCAACTGGTAAAATCTGCCACTGTAAAATTTTGGATTGGTTCCATAGTGTATTGCACTTGAAAAATTATCTGTGCTTTGGTTAATTTGGTTAAATATCTTCACCTGCCATGGGAAACAGCATATGAAAAGGATGAATGAACCATTTACCCCTCTCTCTTTGTtctatttctgctgctgcagactgCAACACAGTCTGGCATTTggctccaggaaaaaaaaatctaaaggaAGCAATTTCAGCAGAGTCAGGAGGATCTGCTTGAACAGCTCTAATATTGAACCTAACTGGCATGTTTTGACAAAGTTAAAAGTCTAATGACAAAATTTTGCTGAGCCTCTTAAGCAAGGCATGAAATCTATCTAGCAGCTCTGCTAGAAAAGATGCTCATGTTTCCACAAGCAATGAGACCAATATCCAGATTACTAAAGATCCACCAAGTATTAATAAGTATTAATTTCTGGGAAGATTAGTGAAGTCTCTCCTGCATGATGTTGGTAAATATTATTGTCCATATTGATGTATAGTTGTGTTTAAGTGGTACAGCAGCCTCAAGTGACTGCCCTAAGTGCCATTTTTAACTGGCCAATATTATATCCAGTGTGAACCCCTCAATGCACCCTGTGCTCAGGCATTGCTTCTGCCCTGCTTaaggagaggaaaggcaggTCATAAACAGAATGAATTAATAATACAGAATGAATAAGGCCAAGAAAGATGCTTGTCCCTCTCCCTCTTATTACTCTGGTGAGCTGAGGCTGGATTCCAGCTGACAGCTACTGTACTACCCCAACAGCACAGGAACCTGCTCTGTTCCTGCCCTCACCTTCCTGACCTTCCCCTTCTTTCTCTCCTGATCTTTCCTTTGTCCTCTTCTCCAGTCAGTTTCCAATGAGAGCTCTACCGTTGAATATTTGGGCCCAATTTCCCACCAATCCTGCCCATCTTTTTGTGCCACCAGCACTCCTGTCCCTGGTTGATGGAACTGTCCTTTAAGTTATGTGGGTGAAACATTACCCAGTAGTGCAGTGCTAAAACTGGGGCAGAAAGGGGCTCCAGTCCTGCCTGTGTGCTGAGAAACAAGGGTGATGTTGACCAAGGAACCATTTGTTTTTTGTGCCACAGTGACAGAGACCATGCTTGACACAGCATCATTATTTCCTAATTGTCatcatatttattattttattgtcaGTGGCTCAAAACCCACTAATGTCAGCTGGGTTTTATTCTCACACCACACACGCCTGCTAACACACAGCTTCTCTtcacacagatattttttttaataactggaACAAACCAGGATACCCATTCAAAGAACTGTTCTTTATAGCAGAGCTAAAGATAAGGGCTTGCAGCACGGTACAAGCTTGTGTAAGGTTTGCATATTCCATGTTCCACTTAGCAGCTGGAATGAGGTTCTGATGAGCCTTGTTTATCATTGTTAATGGCTGCCCCTGGTTCACTACCCATAACCTGATATTTCATATCCTAAAAAGATATTTCCCTAGGTTGAGGCATGAACAGACTCACGGAATCTAAGATGTTTACTATAAGCTTTTTAAGAAGTTAACAACCCTGTCCAATCCTCTTTTCCCAGATGGAAATGAGAAGCCACAATAATCATAGAGGCTGATGATCCCATGGAATCCATCCTCAAGGTGGTACCAGGTCACTCGAACCCCATTGTCCTCCAGCCTCTTCTTGTACAACAAGCCATCGTCCCTCAGCACGTCGTACTCGCAGGTCAGGATGAAAGATTCTGGCAGCTGGTGAACAACAGAGTCTTCAGCCAGCAGTGGGCACAGGTTGGGTTCACAAAATCTCTTCACTGTCTCATAAACTTCAGCTATAAAATCAGTGGGCCTAAGCGGCTTCACGCCTCTGACCTTAAATTGCTCGGGGATGTTGTCTGGACTCACCCACTTCCTATACTTCAGCCTCATGTCTGGGGGAATATGAGAGCCCTCCAAGACCTCTTGCATGTGCAGCGCATCCCCATTGAGGtacagcaaagcaaagaaagcagcTCGTTCCCGGAAGAGCAGAGGGACTCCCCGGTTCTGTTGGTAGGACGGTAAATTGAAGTCCAGGGCCTGCAGGCCTGGGTAGATGAGGATCTGAGCACGGAGCCTGGGCAGGTCTGACCTGCCTGCCAGGGTctggctgacagcagctgccaggttgcccccagcactgtccccacagACAGTGACGCGGGCAGGATCCACGCCGTAGTGCTGCAGGTGGTGCAGGAAGTGCTGGCTGGCGCTCAGACAGTCTTCGTAGGCAGCGGGGTATTTGTGCTCAGGGGCCAAACGGTacctgggacacacagacaaGAAGGAAATGTCAGTAGCAGTAACCAGGAAATGGTCTCATATGCTGTTCTTCAGCCCTACCATTTTGGGGTGGCTTGGCTCTAGGTTAGGATCTTCAGTGCCTCCAAACAGCTGCTCCTCTGTTTGGGATTGCAGATAAACTGTAAATGGTGAGTTCAGTCACAAGGACTCACTGAAGTAGGATTGTCTCTGATTAATGATTTGAACAAGGAATTGAACAGTTCTTAGTGACGGTGAAAACTCCCTCTGTACTTCTGACAAGATTATCTAATAATTTTGTGCCTCTGCTTCCTATGTGTAAAATGGGAGGATTTTAGTGTGATTATTCTGTTTTCCCATAGCTCCCAATTGCTTGGAGCATCTTATTACTGTATGTTCAGCACAAGGAAGACTTTTTTCACCTAAGTTTTTAATTGGCTTTTATAGTCTTACTTTGTGTGCCAAATATTTCCATTTGTATCTTTTCGGAGTATCTCTGGGCATGAATAGTTAAGGGCTGTGAAATATTCTTTATcactatttttctctttatgaaCTTGAATAAATCCCATAGAAATTCCTGTGCCAAAAAAGAACATCtccaacaccagcacagctctgctgtggtcCCACAGCAAAAATAATCTCCTAAATACAGAACTGGGTAGTGTTCACTTACTGCACAGACACAACCACTGAGTCACTCTCCCTGGAGAGGTAGCGACACACCTTTTCATAGGTATCTGCAAAAGAAATATTGTTGTTAGTCAGCTTTGAGACAGCCTAAGAAATGTCTGCTCCAAACAGGCTTCAGACTTCATCTCAAATCACACGCTGAAATCACATCTTATTTCAATCTTCTAAAAAGATGAGGAAATTCTTTCTACACCACCCAGTTCCTCCAGGAAGTTTCTTACCAAGGCTTCCAAACACCCAGCCTCCTCCATGGAAGAAGAGGATGCCTCTCCTTGGCCCATCCGAGGTAGCTTTAGGCTGATAAACTCTCACAGGTACTTCATTAAACTGCAGATCCTGGATAAAGAGCTTTGGATCCAACCCTAGTTTCCGCCCCTGTCGCACGTATCGGCCAAAAGTGATTTGGCTGCAAAGCCCAGTCTTCTCCAAAATTCTTCCCTGTTAAAGGTAAAAGGCATTAAGGCATCTTTAAAAGTCTGGAGTTAGCCAGGGTATAAAAACTCTGCATTGTACTTACATCAAAGTCATTTGGaggaaattttaaagaaacacagAACTCTGATTTATACATGAAACAATTTTCCCAAGTTCTCACATCCTGCAGTCTGTAGAAAAATTTACTTGCACTACTCCAATCCAATGTCATTGTAATGTCACATCATAAATTTTATAAAGATCAGtcaaattttataaattttataaagATCAGTGTCTTGGACTACAAATTTTAATCATCAGCATTGTCC
This Ammospiza nelsoni isolate bAmmNel1 chromosome 22, bAmmNel1.pri, whole genome shotgun sequence DNA region includes the following protein-coding sequences:
- the LOC132083052 gene encoding arylacetamide deacetylase-like 4, whose product is MALLPALLLLLLPLAALAAAAVLLGLPSYNIPPGVNQPAKLRLVLTLLLGTAALGRILEKTGLCSQITFGRYVRQGRKLGLDPKLFIQDLQFNEVPVRVYQPKATSDGPRRGILFFHGGGWVFGSLDTYEKVCRYLSRESDSVVVSVQYRLAPEHKYPAAYEDCLSASQHFLHHLQHYGVDPARVTVCGDSAGGNLAAAVSQTLAGRSDLPRLRAQILIYPGLQALDFNLPSYQQNRGVPLLFRERAAFFALLYLNGDALHMQEVLEGSHIPPDMRLKYRKWVSPDNIPEQFKVRGVKPLRPTDFIAEVYETVKRFCEPNLCPLLAEDSVVHQLPESFILTCEYDVLRDDGLLYKKRLEDNGVRVTWYHLEDGFHGIISLYDYCGFSFPSGKRGLDRVVNFLKSL